The Burkholderiales bacterium nucleotide sequence GGACAGTGTCGAAGTATTCGCCCATCTCGACGAGTAGGAACTTACGGTGGCCGCCGTCCTTGCGATTGAGGTTTATCAAGGCGTGTCCCGTGGTGCCCGATCCTGCAAAGTAATCTAAGACAAAATCATCGGGGTCCGTCACAGGATAGATCGAGTCCTCTACAAGGTGTACGGATTTCGGATAAAGGTCATCCTTTACCTTTAGTGCCAACTCGGTCAGCCATTTGGTGCCGTAGTCCCCAGCGATATATCGTGCGTCGTCCCACACGGTTTTAATTGGTCGCTCAGCGACGGCCTTCAAAATCTGAACTTCGCCGGTCGCAGTAATATGCACCTTCAGTAAGTGGCGAATAGCTTCGACGGAGCTGCGTGCGTATCGCCACTTCCGCTCGACGCCCGCGGCGTCGACGGGATATACGAACGTGCGCGAGCCGTCGGCGACATTGCTACCACCCGGATGAAACGCCTCGTCGCATACCTCTCCGAAGCCGACAATTTGTTGGTCCTGCACAAATATCGGATAGAAACAATTCTTTGCCGTCGAACGTTCCGATTCGCGCCCCCACTTCCGAAGATTGGTGTACTCCCATTCATCTGGGGGAATACGCGCACCATGTGTCGCGGGAAGATTTTGTGGAATTACGAAATATGCGTACTCGTGATTGTGTGAAAAGTATTTCCCCTGAATTCCTTTCTTATTGTGAACTACAGCGATGCAAATTTTTTCGTGCGTCGGAAACAAAATACTCAGCAGTTGGCCGAGCACCTCTTGCTCGTTTTCGTCAATGGCGATCACGTGCGAGCCGGACTTGCAGGACAGCGTACGACTCAACGTTAGCCGATTCTCCATCAACGTGATCCACGACGAGTGTTTGTAGTTGTTCTTGTACGCGATTTCCGATGTCTTAGAGTTGTACGGTGGATCAATGTAGATACACTTCACTCGCTCGCGATACCGAGCTTGCATTAGCGACAGCGCCTGAAAGTTCTCGCTGTGAAACAGCACGCCGTCGGTCTGCTCGTCCAGGTCGCCAATCGCTTCGAGTACCTGCGCGGTAAACCCACCGTCGAAGTGACGCGTATCCACCATCAACGTCGGATGCGCCTTCAGGAACTCCACCGTGAGCGGCACGCTGTAGCCCGCCTTGCCTGGCTCGAGCAGGCTCCCCTCTGTCGCCTTCAATGCGTCGATGGCGTGGAGCCGCACCCACTCCTCGCGCTGCGCGTCGTTGGCCGCGATTTCGGGGTAGAAGGCTTCCGGAATCACGCCGAGCCGGATGCACCAGCTCGTTTCCACAACGAACTTCTTCTTAAGCCACAGCTTCTTCTGAAAGTCCTCGAGCTGGGCCAGGAAGTCGATGATCTTGTGGGCAATGCGGCGGATGACCTTGATCTTCGAGAGGTACTGCTCGACGCGCGGCGCGCTCTCGTTCTCGATGTCGTCAAGGTGCATAACCTCGTTCTTGATGTAGAAGTCGAGCTCGCGGCGCAGGAAGCCGCCGAGGTCCTTGTGGATGAAGTAGTCGAACGTGTTGCGGGCGGTGTAGCGGTCAAGATGCACGCGCAGGCGGGTGGAATCGGAGACTGTGCCGTCCGCGCGAACGTGCTTCGCGGCGAGCGCCTTTATCCAGTCGGCGAATGACGCGTCCTTGAGTCCGAGGATCGCCGCTTCGGCTTCCGCGTTGAGGTCCTTCTGTTTAGACGGATCGGGCTCGTAGGTGAAGCGGATCACCAGCTCGCCGTCTTCCACGGCCGCGAACGGGGCCAGTGCCAGCTTGAAGCGCCGTTCCCTGCCCGCCTGCTCCTTCACGTTCCCGTGCTCGCCCTCGGCTGCATCCACCAGGCGGAAGTGCACGCGCATGGGGTTTTTCTCGTCATCCGGCCGCAGGCGGAAAGCGTAGTCGCGCAGGTATTCGCTGGTCTTGATGTAGTACTGGTCTGCGTTGGCCCAGTGGAGCTTGACCTCCTCGCCCTCGTAGGGAATGGCGTACACACCGGGTTTGTAGACGCGCTTGCTGAGGAAGTCGCCCTCCGAGTAGTACCGGCGGAAGAAGCTGTAGAGGTGGTCGTAGACCTCAGCTTCGAGCGCATCGAGATCCACGGCGTCTTCGGCGAGCCGCTTGCGCAGATCCTTGACCTTGGGCAGCGTTTCGGGGTCGGCGCCGAGCTCACGCGCCTGCTCGATGGCATTGTCCAGCTCTTTCTGGATCGCCGCCTTGTCCGCCGGCCGATACTGCTCAAAGGCGGCCTTCACCTGCGGCAGAAGGTCTTGCTCCAGGAACTGCGTGACCTCGGCGCTCCGAGCGTGCAGCACCCGGTAGATACCGAAGTCGAGCTCCGGCTGGTCGAGCTGAAACAGCTCCTTGAGAAGGGTCTTCAGCTTCTCAAACTTCTGGCTCATCGCGCGTTCCGTCTTCGCATGTCGGTTGCCTCGGCGCGCCTACACTCCTGCCGGGCCATTCGTGAAAACATCTCCCGTCGTCGCAAGCCGGGCGGGCCGCTACTCGGGTCGCTCAACGCGCCGGTCGCGCTTCGCCATGATCCCATCCCAGACCCGGTCAGTCGCGTGTCGCAGCGGGCGCTTCCCCGCTGCGGCCGGCTCGTCTTCCCTTGGCATCGCAAGTGGGTGCACTTTCCCGCGGCCTATGCTTTCTCCGAGCCCAAGGACCACTCCTTCGCAGATCATGCATGGACGCGGCGCAAAGCGCCCGCGCGGCGAACGAACCGCCCGGCGCAATGCTAGGAGCATCGGCCGGGAGCGG carries:
- a CDS encoding DNA methyltransferase; this encodes MSQKFEKLKTLLKELFQLDQPELDFGIYRVLHARSAEVTQFLEQDLLPQVKAAFEQYRPADKAAIQKELDNAIEQARELGADPETLPKVKDLRKRLAEDAVDLDALEAEVYDHLYSFFRRYYSEGDFLSKRVYKPGVYAIPYEGEEVKLHWANADQYYIKTSEYLRDYAFRLRPDDEKNPMRVHFRLVDAAEGEHGNVKEQAGRERRFKLALAPFAAVEDGELVIRFTYEPDPSKQKDLNAEAEAAILGLKDASFADWIKALAAKHVRADGTVSDSTRLRVHLDRYTARNTFDYFIHKDLGGFLRRELDFYIKNEVMHLDDIENESAPRVEQYLSKIKVIRRIAHKIIDFLAQLEDFQKKLWLKKKFVVETSWCIRLGVIPEAFYPEIAANDAQREEWVRLHAIDALKATEGSLLEPGKAGYSVPLTVEFLKAHPTLMVDTRHFDGGFTAQVLEAIGDLDEQTDGVLFHSENFQALSLMQARYRERVKCIYIDPPYNSKTSEIAYKNNYKHSSWITLMENRLTLSRTLSCKSGSHVIAIDENEQEVLGQLLSILFPTHEKICIAVVHNKKGIQGKYFSHNHEYAYFVIPQNLPATHGARIPPDEWEYTNLRKWGRESERSTAKNCFYPIFVQDQQIVGFGEVCDEAFHPGGSNVADGSRTFVYPVDAAGVERKWRYARSSVEAIRHLLKVHITATGEVQILKAVAERPIKTVWDDARYIAGDYGTKWLTELALKVKDDLYPKSVHLVEDSIYPVTDPDDFVLDYFAGSGTTGHALINLNRKDGGHRKFLLVEMGEYFDTVLVPRVKKLIFAPEWTEGKPKRLATAEETERSPRVVKIIHLESYEDTLNNLDLRRTKEQQRLLTAAEAQGTDRLREQYLLRYLLDVETRGSQSLLNVGAFTDPTAYMLKVKRPGSDESRETNVDLIETFNWLIGLTVRKLAAPQTLNAETERDSEGRLRLKGPLRQEARGPWWFRTVTGTVPDGRQTLVIWRKRPGGETPDGLEQDNLILDEWFIKQGYSGKDSAFELIYVNGDNNLENLKSPGETWKVCLIEEVFFRMMFETKQL